The Burkholderia cepacia genome includes a region encoding these proteins:
- the cobW gene encoding cobalamin biosynthesis protein CobW, producing the protein MTLRKLPVTIVTGFLGSGKTTLMRHILQHAEGRRIAVIVNEFGELGIDGEILKGCGIGCEDADGAQGEASGQLYELANGCLCCTVQEEFYPVMEALVERRADIDHVLIETSGLALPKPLVQAFNWPTIRNSFTVDAVVTVVDGPAAASGQFAENPQAVDAQRRADPNLDHESPLHELFADQLSSADLVIVNKADLVDDTQLAQVEAAIRDEIPPQVKIVRATRGELDLAMLLGLESASEETIHLRHDHHGSADDGDHDHHHDDFDSVVVSGDAGTREATIAALQRVVEAHTIYRAKGFAALPGAPMRLVIQGVGRRFDSYFDRRWQDGETRASRFVLIGEDLDAAALQRAFDAACAAEPQQA; encoded by the coding sequence ATGACCCTACGCAAGCTTCCCGTCACGATCGTCACGGGCTTTCTCGGCAGCGGCAAGACGACGCTGATGCGCCACATCCTGCAGCACGCCGAAGGCCGCCGCATCGCGGTGATCGTCAACGAATTCGGCGAACTCGGCATCGACGGCGAAATCCTCAAGGGCTGCGGCATCGGCTGCGAGGATGCCGACGGCGCGCAGGGCGAAGCGTCGGGCCAGCTCTACGAACTCGCGAACGGCTGCCTGTGCTGCACCGTGCAGGAAGAGTTCTATCCGGTGATGGAAGCGCTCGTCGAGCGCCGCGCGGATATCGATCACGTGCTGATCGAGACGTCGGGCCTCGCGCTGCCGAAGCCGCTCGTGCAGGCGTTCAACTGGCCGACGATCCGCAACAGCTTCACGGTCGACGCGGTCGTGACCGTGGTCGACGGGCCGGCCGCGGCAAGCGGCCAGTTCGCGGAAAACCCGCAGGCCGTCGACGCGCAGCGCCGCGCCGATCCGAACCTCGACCACGAGTCGCCGCTGCATGAGTTGTTCGCCGATCAACTGTCGTCCGCCGATCTCGTGATCGTGAACAAGGCCGATCTCGTCGACGATACGCAGCTCGCGCAGGTCGAGGCGGCGATCCGCGACGAGATTCCGCCGCAGGTGAAGATCGTGCGCGCGACGCGCGGCGAGCTCGATCTTGCGATGCTGCTCGGCCTCGAATCGGCGTCGGAAGAAACGATTCACCTGCGTCACGACCATCACGGCTCGGCCGACGACGGCGACCACGATCACCATCACGACGATTTCGACTCGGTGGTCGTGTCGGGCGACGCCGGCACGCGCGAGGCGACGATCGCCGCGCTGCAGCGCGTCGTCGAAGCGCATACGATCTACCGCGCGAAAGGCTTCGCCGCGCTGCCCGGCGCGCCGATGCGGCTCGTGATCCAGGGCGTCGGCCGCCGCTTCGACAGCTATTTCGACCGTCGCTGGCAGGACGGCGAAACGCGCGCGAGCCGCTTCGTGCTGATCGGCGAGGATCTCGACGCGGCCGCGCTGCAACGCGCGTTCGACGCCGCGTGCGCGGCCGAGCCGCAACAGGCGTAA
- a CDS encoding M20 aminoacylase family protein produces MTHSVIPAGLADEMIEIRHRIHAHPELGFEEFATSDLVAEQLQSWGYTVHRGLGGTGVVAQLKVGNGTQRLGLRADMDALPIHEATGLPYESRIAGKMHACGHDGHTAMLLAAAKHLARERRFSGTLNLIFQPAEEGLGGAKKMLDEGLFELFPCDAIFAMHNMPGFPTGQFGFLPGPFMASSDTVVIDVQGRGGHGAVPHKAVDSVVVCAQIVIALQTIVSRNVSPLDMAIVTVGAIHAGEAPNVIPDRAQMRLSVRALKPEVRDLLETRIKEVVHAQAAVFGATATIDYQRRYPVLVNDAEMTAFARGIAREWVGEANLIDGMVPLTGSEDFAFLLEKRPGCYLIIGNGDGEGGCMVHNPGYDFNDAALPTGASYWVKLAEAFLV; encoded by the coding sequence GTGACGCACAGCGTGATTCCCGCAGGCCTCGCCGACGAAATGATCGAGATCCGGCACCGCATCCATGCCCATCCCGAGCTCGGCTTCGAGGAATTCGCGACGAGCGACCTCGTCGCCGAGCAACTGCAGTCGTGGGGCTACACGGTGCATCGCGGGCTGGGCGGCACGGGCGTCGTCGCGCAGCTGAAGGTCGGCAACGGCACGCAGCGTCTCGGCCTGCGCGCCGACATGGACGCACTGCCGATCCACGAGGCCACGGGCCTGCCGTACGAGAGCAGGATCGCCGGCAAGATGCACGCATGCGGTCACGACGGCCACACGGCGATGCTGCTCGCGGCCGCGAAGCATCTTGCGCGCGAGCGCCGCTTCTCGGGCACGCTGAACCTGATTTTCCAGCCGGCGGAAGAAGGGCTCGGTGGCGCGAAGAAAATGCTCGACGAAGGGCTGTTCGAGCTGTTCCCGTGCGACGCGATCTTCGCGATGCACAACATGCCGGGGTTCCCCACGGGCCAATTCGGCTTCCTGCCGGGGCCGTTCATGGCGTCGTCGGATACCGTCGTCATCGACGTGCAGGGCCGCGGCGGCCACGGCGCGGTGCCGCACAAGGCGGTCGACTCGGTGGTCGTGTGCGCGCAGATCGTCATTGCGCTGCAGACGATCGTGTCGCGCAACGTGTCGCCGCTCGACATGGCGATCGTCACGGTCGGCGCGATCCACGCGGGCGAGGCGCCGAACGTGATTCCCGATCGCGCGCAGATGCGCCTGTCGGTGCGCGCGCTGAAGCCGGAGGTGCGCGACCTGCTCGAGACGCGCATCAAGGAAGTCGTGCATGCGCAGGCCGCCGTGTTCGGCGCGACCGCGACGATCGACTACCAGCGCCGCTACCCGGTGCTCGTCAACGACGCGGAAATGACCGCGTTCGCGCGCGGCATCGCGCGCGAGTGGGTGGGCGAAGCGAACCTGATCGACGGGATGGTGCCGCTCACCGGCAGCGAGGATTTCGCGTTCCTGCTCGAGAAGCGGCCGGGCTGCTACCTGATCATCGGCAACGGCGACGGAGAGGGCGGCTGCATGGTGCACAACCCCGGCTACGACTTCAACGACGCGGCACTGCCTACCGGCGCGTCGTACTGGGTCAAGCTGGCCGAGGCGTTCCTGGTGTGA
- a CDS encoding PIN domain-containing protein — protein sequence MTTLYMLDTNVCSFIMRERPPAVLSRLQSCVNAQHRIVVSAITYAEMRFGAVGRKASPKHAELVTAFVSRLDGVLSWDTAAVDATAAIRADLAARGTPIGANDASIAGHAVAAGAVLVTHNTREFGRVDGLSFEDWAD from the coding sequence GTGACCACGCTCTACATGCTCGATACGAACGTCTGTTCGTTCATCATGCGCGAGCGGCCGCCGGCAGTGCTGTCGCGGCTGCAATCGTGCGTCAATGCACAGCACCGGATCGTCGTGTCGGCCATCACCTATGCCGAAATGCGGTTCGGTGCCGTCGGCAGGAAGGCGTCACCGAAGCACGCGGAACTCGTGACGGCCTTTGTCTCGCGGCTCGATGGCGTGCTGTCGTGGGATACGGCGGCCGTCGATGCAACGGCCGCGATTCGCGCCGATCTCGCCGCGCGCGGCACGCCGATCGGCGCGAACGATGCGTCGATCGCCGGGCATGCGGTCGCGGCCGGTGCGGTGCTGGTGACCCACAACACGCGCGAATTCGGCCGCGTCGACGGGTTGTCGTTCGAGGATTGGGCCGATTGA
- a CDS encoding MFS transporter: MSHPFRAAASLSGRSVAALSAACGFAVANLYYSQPLLPQMAATFGSDASAQGAIAMLTQAGYAAGLLLFGPLGDRIDRRRLITALLLTNMIGLALCAIAANLDGLLAACVVVGLTAVGAQIIIPAVSGLADPALRGQTVGRLMSGLFAGTLLARTASGYVGAHAGWRAMFMLAAVLDAALIALVWRHLPHTRPDSDLSYPKLLASLGQLLKQQPLLREACLAGFLLFAAFNVLWGSLALMLARPPYGYGSEVAGLFGLVGVTGMLASPTIGRLTDHWGGRRVVASAAALVMLAFALVAGSMQGIGFLIAGVVILDLGSRASLVANQTRLYAALPHARGRLNTVFMTCYFLGGAAGSALGTAMAGRFGWSGVASAGVLCAALALGTAATCRRKRASMDQPASGA; the protein is encoded by the coding sequence ATGTCCCATCCTTTCCGCGCCGCCGCATCCTTGTCCGGGCGCAGTGTGGCAGCACTGTCGGCGGCCTGTGGCTTTGCCGTCGCCAACCTGTATTACAGCCAACCGCTGCTGCCGCAGATGGCGGCAACCTTCGGCTCGGATGCATCGGCCCAGGGCGCCATCGCCATGCTGACCCAGGCCGGCTACGCTGCGGGCTTGCTGCTGTTCGGCCCGCTGGGCGACCGAATCGACCGCCGCCGGTTGATCACCGCGCTGCTGTTGACGAACATGATCGGCTTGGCGCTATGCGCAATAGCGGCCAACCTGGACGGGTTGCTGGCCGCGTGTGTCGTGGTCGGCCTGACGGCGGTCGGCGCACAGATCATCATCCCGGCGGTCTCGGGCCTGGCCGATCCGGCCCTGCGCGGGCAGACCGTCGGGCGGCTGATGAGCGGCTTGTTCGCCGGCACGCTGCTGGCACGCACGGCCAGCGGTTATGTCGGGGCGCACGCAGGCTGGCGCGCCATGTTCATGCTGGCTGCCGTGCTCGACGCGGCGCTGATCGCCCTGGTCTGGCGCCACCTGCCGCACACCCGGCCGGACAGCGACCTGTCGTATCCGAAGTTGCTGGCCTCGCTGGGGCAATTGCTCAAACAGCAGCCGTTGCTGCGCGAAGCCTGCCTGGCCGGGTTCCTGCTGTTCGCCGCGTTCAACGTCCTATGGGGCTCGTTGGCGCTGATGCTGGCACGGCCGCCCTACGGCTACGGCAGCGAGGTGGCTGGGTTGTTCGGGCTGGTGGGCGTGACGGGCATGCTTGCGTCACCCACCATCGGCCGGTTGACCGACCACTGGGGAGGCCGCCGGGTCGTGGCATCGGCGGCAGCGCTGGTGATGCTGGCTTTCGCGTTGGTCGCCGGTTCGATGCAGGGGATCGGCTTTCTGATCGCGGGCGTGGTGATCCTCGACCTGGGCAGCCGCGCCAGCCTCGTGGCTAATCAGACACGACTGTATGCGGCGCTGCCCCACGCACGCGGGCGGCTCAACACGGTGTTCATGACCTGCTATTTCCTGGGGGGCGCTGCCGGGTCGGCGCTGGGCACGGCCATGGCGGGACGCTTCGGATGGAGCGGCGTGGCCTCGGCCGGCGTGCTTTGCGCAGCCTTGGCGCTGGGAACGGCTGCGACGTGCCGAAGGAAACGGGCGAGCATGGATCAGCCCGCTTCGGGGGCATGA
- the vapB gene encoding type II toxin-antitoxin system VapB family antitoxin, with protein MRTVSIFKNARNQAIRIPKDMEFEGVTELEIRREGDTLLLRPVRPTWTSLAHEPLADADFLAERPAVIESGRFDLSGPDDAQTESGQ; from the coding sequence ATGCGCACCGTTTCCATTTTCAAGAACGCCCGTAACCAGGCAATCCGCATCCCGAAGGACATGGAGTTCGAGGGAGTGACGGAACTCGAGATCCGCCGCGAGGGCGACACGCTGCTGCTGCGGCCGGTGCGGCCCACGTGGACGTCGCTCGCGCACGAGCCGCTGGCCGACGCCGATTTCCTCGCCGAACGCCCGGCCGTGATCGAGTCCGGCCGCTTCGACCTTTCCGGCCCCGACGATGCGCAAACGGAGTCCGGCCAGTGA
- a CDS encoding LysR family transcriptional regulator translates to MTPIPYAEHLPVFVAVARAGSFSAVAARQGVAPSSVVRQIDVLEAALGVRLFARSTRGLALTDAGELLLARVPALIDELVDLRAEVASLGDEPRGVLRVACLPTFGRHHVLPLLPDLLARYPALRIELEFTERLADPVRERLDAVIRIGPLKDSRLYAQRLATQRWSICASRPYLDRHGHPATLAELAGHRLLDKRHDPEGLGWRGLRAAGLIPGDAADSVLACDDFEALLLAAIAGLGLAYLPTWATEQATSSGQLVTVFDNPAQREDDVHLLRALPRPSAKLAVFAQALLAALDAGQNRLPLPSVDSRPPRPGTARANVPAVNGLP, encoded by the coding sequence ATGACGCCCATTCCTTATGCCGAACACTTGCCGGTCTTTGTCGCGGTCGCGCGCGCAGGCAGCTTTTCCGCCGTTGCCGCCCGACAGGGTGTGGCGCCGTCGTCGGTCGTGCGCCAGATCGATGTCCTGGAGGCCGCGCTGGGTGTACGGCTGTTTGCGCGCTCCACGCGCGGACTTGCACTGACCGACGCGGGCGAACTGCTGCTGGCCCGCGTTCCCGCATTGATCGACGAACTGGTGGACTTGCGCGCCGAGGTCGCGTCGCTGGGCGACGAACCGCGAGGCGTACTCCGTGTGGCCTGCCTGCCGACATTCGGCCGCCACCATGTCCTGCCGCTTCTCCCGGACTTGCTCGCGCGCTACCCGGCGCTGCGCATCGAGCTGGAATTCACCGAGCGGCTGGCCGACCCGGTACGCGAACGCCTCGACGCGGTGATCCGCATCGGTCCGCTCAAGGACAGCCGGCTCTATGCTCAGCGCCTGGCCACGCAGCGTTGGTCCATCTGCGCCAGCCGTCCTTACCTCGACCGGCATGGGCATCCGGCCACCCTGGCCGAGCTGGCCGGCCATCGCCTGCTGGACAAGCGCCACGACCCCGAAGGCCTGGGCTGGCGCGGCCTGCGTGCCGCCGGCCTGATACCCGGAGATGCCGCCGACAGCGTCCTTGCGTGCGACGACTTCGAGGCGCTGCTGCTGGCCGCCATCGCCGGGTTGGGTTTGGCGTACCTGCCGACCTGGGCGACGGAGCAGGCCACTTCCAGCGGACAGTTGGTCACGGTATTCGACAACCCCGCCCAGCGCGAGGACGACGTCCACCTGTTGCGTGCATTGCCGCGGCCGTCCGCCAAGCTGGCTGTTTTTGCCCAGGCACTGCTGGCCGCTCTCGACGCAGGCCAAAACCGGCTTCCCTTGCCGTCCGTCGACAGCCGGCCGCCTCGGCCCGGCACGGCTCGCGCGAACGTACCCGCCGTGAACGGACTGCCCTGA
- a CDS encoding cobyrinate a,c-diamide synthase translates to MPACPALFVSAPASGQGKTSVTAGLARLHRRLGRRVRVFKTGPDFLDPMLLERASGAPVHALDLGMVGEAGCRALLADAARDADLILIEGVMGLFDGTPSSADLAAAFGVPVVAVISAKAMAQTFAALAFGLARFRPGLPFHGVLANRVGSARHAELLQQALPDDLRWLGHVPADAGIALPERHLGLHQPADIDDLDVRLERAADVLAQTALAELPPAVAFAEPDAAAPLPRALAGKRIAIARDAAFSFIYPANLALLEALGARLRFFSPLADEPVPDDCDTLFLPGGYPELHAATLAANATSAGAIRAHAAAGRPIVAECGGMVYLCESLTDVDGVTTSMLGLLPGRATMQRRFAALGMQQLDTRTGPMRGHTFHYSRLDTPLAPVAAAVRPDGGTGSGEAVYRAGPIVATYMHMYWPSNPTAAAALFSGGTI, encoded by the coding sequence ATGCCCGCCTGCCCCGCGCTGTTCGTCAGTGCGCCCGCGTCGGGCCAGGGCAAGACGTCGGTGACGGCCGGCCTCGCGCGGCTGCACCGCCGGCTCGGGCGTCGTGTGCGCGTGTTCAAGACCGGGCCCGACTTTCTCGATCCGATGCTGCTCGAACGCGCGAGCGGCGCCCCCGTGCATGCGCTCGATCTCGGGATGGTCGGCGAGGCCGGCTGCCGCGCATTGCTCGCCGATGCCGCACGCGACGCCGATCTGATCCTGATCGAAGGCGTGATGGGGCTGTTCGACGGCACGCCGAGCAGTGCCGACCTCGCGGCCGCGTTCGGCGTCCCGGTCGTCGCGGTGATATCCGCGAAGGCGATGGCGCAGACGTTCGCGGCGCTCGCGTTCGGGCTCGCGCGGTTCCGGCCGGGGCTGCCGTTTCACGGCGTGCTGGCGAACCGCGTCGGCTCGGCCCGGCATGCGGAACTGCTGCAGCAGGCGCTGCCCGACGACCTGCGCTGGCTCGGGCATGTGCCGGCCGACGCGGGCATCGCGCTGCCGGAGCGGCATCTCGGTCTCCACCAGCCGGCCGACATCGACGATCTCGACGTGCGGCTCGAGCGCGCGGCCGACGTGCTCGCGCAGACGGCGCTCGCCGAATTGCCGCCCGCCGTCGCGTTCGCGGAACCGGACGCCGCGGCGCCGCTGCCGCGTGCGCTCGCCGGCAAGCGAATCGCGATTGCGCGCGACGCGGCGTTTTCGTTCATCTATCCGGCGAATCTCGCGCTGCTCGAGGCGCTCGGCGCGCGGTTGCGCTTCTTCTCGCCGCTCGCCGACGAACCCGTGCCGGACGATTGCGACACGCTGTTCCTGCCGGGCGGGTATCCGGAACTGCATGCGGCGACGCTCGCGGCGAACGCGACGAGCGCGGGCGCGATCCGCGCGCATGCGGCAGCCGGCCGGCCGATCGTCGCGGAATGCGGGGGGATGGTGTATCTGTGTGAATCGCTGACCGACGTCGACGGTGTCACGACGTCGATGCTCGGGCTGTTGCCGGGTCGGGCGACGATGCAGCGCCGGTTCGCGGCGCTCGGCATGCAGCAGCTCGATACGCGTACCGGGCCGATGCGCGGCCATACGTTCCACTATTCGCGGCTCGACACGCCGCTTGCCCCGGTCGCGGCCGCGGTCCGGCCGGACGGCGGCACGGGCAGCGGCGAGGCCGTGTATCGGGCCGGCCCGATCGTCGCGACGTACATGCACATGTACTGGCCGTCGAATCCGACGGCGGCGGCGGCGCTGTTCAGCGGCGGAACAATTTGA
- a CDS encoding HoxN/HupN/NixA family nickel/cobalt transporter → MLDSLFRLFNDSPSGLRGKIIAIYSLLIAFNVGAWIWAFIAFHGQPVLLGTALLAYVFGLRHAVDADHIAAIDNVTRKLMQEGRSPLGAGLFFSLGHSTVVIVMSVVVALTAASLARFESMKAWGGVVSTCVSAFFLLLLATANLLILISVYRTFRAARRGEAIVDADLDMLLNQRGVLARLFRPLFRLVSRSWHLYPVGFLFGFGFDTATEIALFGISATQVQGGLSFWSVMALPALFTAGMTLVDTTDGILMMGAYRWAYVRPIRKIYYNMTITFVSVLVAALIGGIEVLALLADKLSLQGPVWAFASMVASHFGMLGYVVIGLFVACWVVSAAIYRLKRYDEIDVTISA, encoded by the coding sequence ATGCTCGACTCGCTTTTCCGCCTGTTCAACGACAGCCCTTCCGGGCTGCGCGGCAAAATCATCGCCATCTATTCACTGCTGATCGCCTTCAACGTCGGCGCGTGGATCTGGGCGTTCATCGCGTTCCACGGCCAGCCGGTGCTGCTCGGCACCGCGTTGCTCGCGTACGTGTTCGGCCTGCGCCACGCGGTCGACGCCGACCACATCGCGGCCATCGACAACGTCACCCGCAAGCTGATGCAGGAAGGCCGCAGCCCGCTCGGCGCCGGCCTGTTCTTCTCGCTCGGCCATTCGACGGTCGTGATCGTGATGTCCGTCGTGGTCGCGCTGACGGCGGCGTCGCTCGCGCGCTTCGAGAGCATGAAGGCGTGGGGCGGCGTCGTCAGCACGTGCGTGTCGGCCTTCTTCCTGCTGCTGCTCGCGACCGCGAACCTGCTGATCCTGATCTCCGTGTACCGCACCTTCCGCGCGGCGCGCCGCGGCGAAGCGATCGTCGACGCGGATCTCGACATGCTGCTGAACCAGCGCGGCGTGCTCGCGCGCCTGTTCCGGCCGCTGTTCCGCCTCGTGTCGCGCAGCTGGCACCTGTATCCTGTCGGCTTTCTGTTCGGCTTCGGCTTCGACACCGCGACCGAGATCGCGCTGTTCGGCATCTCCGCGACACAGGTGCAGGGCGGCCTGTCGTTCTGGTCGGTGATGGCGCTGCCGGCGCTGTTCACCGCGGGCATGACGCTCGTCGACACGACCGACGGCATCCTGATGATGGGCGCGTACCGCTGGGCGTACGTGCGGCCGATCCGCAAGATCTACTACAACATGACGATCACGTTCGTGTCGGTGCTGGTCGCCGCGCTGATCGGCGGCATCGAGGTGCTCGCGCTGCTCGCCGACAAGCTGTCGCTGCAGGGCCCCGTGTGGGCCTTCGCGTCGATGGTGGCGTCGCACTTCGGCATGCTCGGCTACGTCGTGATCGGCCTGTTCGTCGCGTGCTGGGTCGTGTCGGCCGCGATCTACCGCCTGAAGCGCTACGACGAGATCGACGTGACGATCTCCGCCTGA
- a CDS encoding cobalamin biosynthesis protein: protein MMRVAIGVGFRAGVTAAQLDAAIRIALMRYPAAEPALVATLADKARARALRTLCARRGWPLVGFDAAQLASRPELAASGPSEAALARFGVAGVAEPCAQLAAPHGRLLGPKSIRDGVTVALAGPL from the coding sequence ATGATGCGGGTCGCGATCGGTGTCGGTTTCCGCGCGGGCGTCACGGCCGCGCAACTCGACGCCGCGATCCGCATCGCGCTGATGCGGTACCCGGCTGCCGAACCGGCGCTCGTCGCCACGCTTGCCGACAAGGCGCGCGCACGCGCGCTGCGCACGCTGTGCGCGAGACGCGGCTGGCCGCTCGTCGGGTTCGACGCGGCGCAACTCGCGAGCCGCCCCGAACTGGCCGCGAGCGGCCCGTCGGAGGCCGCGCTCGCCCGTTTCGGCGTCGCGGGCGTGGCCGAGCCGTGCGCGCAGCTCGCGGCGCCGCACGGCCGGCTGCTGGGCCCCAAATCCATCCGGGACGGCGTGACGGTCGCACTCGCCGGCCCGCTCTGA
- the cobO gene encoding cob(I)yrinic acid a,c-diamide adenosyltransferase, translating into MKTDAESHQRMTERRRAGHEKKQAAAVNEKGLLIVNTGNGKGKSTAAFGMAVRVLGHGMRLGVVQFIKGALHTSERDFLGAVAECDFVTMGDGYTWNTQNRDADIATARKGWDKARRMIESGDYRMVILDELNTVLKYEYLPLDEVLATLAARPDSVHVVVTGRHAPDALIDAADLVTEMRLVKHPYKEQGVKAQRGVEF; encoded by the coding sequence ATGAAAACCGACGCCGAATCCCATCAACGGATGACCGAACGCCGCCGTGCGGGCCACGAGAAGAAGCAGGCCGCCGCCGTCAACGAGAAAGGCCTGCTGATCGTCAACACCGGCAACGGCAAGGGCAAGAGCACGGCCGCGTTCGGCATGGCCGTGCGCGTGCTCGGCCACGGCATGCGGCTCGGTGTCGTGCAGTTCATCAAGGGCGCGCTGCACACGTCCGAGCGGGACTTCCTCGGCGCGGTGGCCGAATGCGATTTCGTGACGATGGGCGACGGCTACACATGGAACACGCAGAACCGCGACGCCGACATCGCGACCGCGCGCAAGGGCTGGGACAAGGCGCGCCGGATGATCGAAAGCGGCGACTACCGGATGGTGATCCTCGACGAGCTGAACACGGTGCTGAAGTACGAATACCTGCCGCTCGACGAAGTGCTCGCGACGCTCGCCGCGCGTCCCGATTCGGTCCACGTCGTCGTGACCGGGCGGCATGCGCCCGATGCGCTGATCGACGCGGCCGACCTCGTCACCGAGATGCGGCTCGTCAAGCATCCGTACAAGGAGCAAGGCGTGAAGGCGCAGCGCGGCGTGGAGTTCTGA